The proteins below come from a single uncultured Flavobacterium sp. genomic window:
- a CDS encoding RagB/SusD family nutrient uptake outer membrane protein — translation MKVKILIFISVLFVFCSCDDLIDPAIENNRGLNDMYAEAEYAQGILLNAYTRLPGNSWSFNDVATDDAVTNDISSNYLKVATGQWTSNFNPLDQWSNSRSAIQYLNIFLSEAPKVQWAKDANVSLLFRDRLMGEAYGLRALYMYYLLQAHAGTATNDKLLGVPILLEPETASSNFNVARSSFEDCMKQLYSDVKKATELLPLDFEDAGTLPPGQNNLNDYNRVFGQYARQRMSSRIAQVVRAQAALLAASPAFSTGNTTTWEDAAKYAGALLNLNGGVFGIASNGLNWYSDVEELKGMGAGINPPEILWRTDIADSNNLESDNFPPTLFGKGRINPTQNLVDAFPMANGYPITDASSNYDATKPYENRDPRLKKFILVNQSTAGVSNSVITTASDGTTNDALNKVGTSTRTGYYMRKLLRQDVNLNPTSINNQRHYKPRMRYTELYLIYAEAANEAWGPIATGSIGFSAYDVIKALRKRAGIVQPDPYLESIKADKTEMRNLIRNERRLELCFEGFRFWDLRRWDSNLNASANGDKIQGGVHQKITVESRLYNDYMKYGPIPYSEALKFNALLQNKGW, via the coding sequence ATGAAAGTAAAAATATTAATTTTTATATCAGTACTGTTTGTTTTTTGCAGCTGTGATGATTTGATTGATCCGGCAATAGAAAATAATAGAGGGCTTAATGATATGTATGCAGAAGCTGAATATGCACAAGGAATTCTTCTTAATGCCTATACAAGACTGCCTGGAAATTCCTGGTCATTTAATGATGTAGCAACAGATGATGCTGTAACGAATGATATATCAAGCAATTATCTTAAAGTAGCAACAGGTCAATGGACATCAAACTTTAACCCATTAGATCAATGGTCAAATTCAAGATCAGCCATTCAGTATTTGAATATTTTTCTATCTGAAGCTCCGAAAGTACAATGGGCAAAAGATGCAAATGTAAGCCTATTATTCAGAGATCGTTTGATGGGTGAAGCTTATGGACTAAGAGCTTTATATATGTATTATTTGTTGCAGGCTCATGCAGGAACAGCTACTAATGATAAACTATTAGGAGTGCCAATACTATTGGAGCCGGAAACTGCAAGTTCAAACTTTAATGTTGCCCGTTCGTCTTTTGAAGATTGTATGAAACAATTGTATAGTGATGTAAAAAAAGCTACTGAATTGCTGCCATTAGATTTTGAAGATGCAGGAACACTACCTCCCGGTCAAAATAATTTAAATGATTATAATCGTGTTTTTGGACAATATGCGAGACAAAGAATGTCTTCCAGGATTGCACAAGTTGTAAGAGCACAGGCAGCCTTATTAGCCGCTAGTCCGGCTTTCAGTACAGGAAACACAACAACTTGGGAAGATGCCGCTAAATATGCAGGCGCACTATTGAACCTGAATGGAGGAGTTTTTGGAATAGCTTCTAATGGATTGAACTGGTACAGTGATGTTGAAGAGTTAAAAGGTATGGGGGCTGGAATTAACCCTCCGGAGATTCTTTGGAGAACTGATATTGCTGATAGTAATAATTTAGAAAGTGATAATTTTCCTCCAACTCTTTTTGGAAAAGGACGTATCAACCCAACACAGAATTTAGTTGATGCTTTCCCAATGGCAAACGGTTATCCTATTACAGATGCCAGCAGTAATTATGATGCTACAAAACCTTATGAAAACCGTGATCCTCGTTTGAAAAAATTTATTTTAGTAAATCAGTCAACTGCCGGAGTGAGTAATTCTGTAATTACGACAGCTAGTGATGGTACAACAAATGATGCATTAAACAAGGTTGGTACATCAACTCGTACGGGTTATTATATGAGAAAATTATTGAGACAGGATGTGAATTTAAATCCAACTTCAATTAATAATCAGAGACATTATAAACCACGTATGAGATATACGGAATTGTATCTTATTTATGCCGAAGCTGCAAATGAAGCATGGGGACCAATAGCAACAGGTTCCATAGGATTCTCGGCCTATGATGTTATTAAGGCTTTAAGAAAGCGAGCTGGAATAGTTCAACCTGATCCTTACCTGGAATCGATTAAAGCGGATAAAACTGAAATGCGTAACTTAATTAGAAATGAGCGTCGTTTGGAGCTATGTTTTGAAGGATTTAGATTTTGGGATTTACGCAGATGGGATTCAAATTTAAATGCTTCAGCAAATGGGGATAAAATCCAAGGAGGTGTTCATCAAAAAATTACTGTAGAAAGCAGACTTTATAATGACTATATGAAATATGGGCCAATTCCA